In the genome of Capricornis sumatraensis isolate serow.1 chromosome 4, serow.2, whole genome shotgun sequence, the window TCCCATGCTGGAGGCCAGAGAATCCTCTCACTTTGCATTATCAAGGAAGTAGGCTGAAATATGATCTTTATGAAACTGAAGAGAATGTGATTCTACAAAAATCTAGACCTGTTTTGGAGCGTAGGCATTGCTCCTTGGGACTCAGGGCAACACCTCAAGGTTGGGCCTCATAACATAAGAACTTGggggagctccctggtggtctaatggttaaggatttggcactttcactgttgtggcccaagttcaatcctttGTTGGGGAACTGAGGtctcgcagccaaaaaaaaatgaacttttgcCAGTAAgtctctgcccccctccccccagttcATCCCTCAGGACCCATATCAAATTCTGTCCTGTCCATAAATACCTGCCCTGATTGACCTAGACTGGAAAGATCTCACCCTCCTCTGGATTTCTTTGGCCAATTATTGTATATTTGTAATCCAGTTGGCATTTAATAATTGACCACCTTATGTCTCGCGCTCACTGCCCTAGAATGTTATTTATAGTTCTTATTGTTATATAACTTTTTACTTGTCTGATGTCACAATCCATTTGGAATCTTGAGCACAGGAAACACATCTGAAGCCTTACCCATCATAGATCTCACTGTTGCCGTGACCCCAGGGACCTCTGGGGCTGGAAGCTGCACAGCGGCTTGATCGGCTTTGCAGAGTTATCATCCCCAGGCTCCTGGCTCCGCTAATTCTCTTGTGTCCCCTTTGCCCTGCTTTCACTTCTTCCAGGCCCCTCACTGTGAGCATGCTTTCTGCAACGCCTGCATCACCCAGTGGTTCTCTCAGCAGCAGACGTGTCCGGTGGACCGGAGCGTTGTAACGGTCGCCCACCTGCGCCCAGTACCTCGGATCATGCGGAACATGCTGTCAAAGCTGCAGATTGCCTGCGACAACGCTGTGTTCGGCTGCAGTGCTATCGTCCGGCTTGACAACCTCATGTCTCACCTCAGTGACTGTGAGCACAACCCCAAACGGCCTGTGACCTGTGAACAGGGCTGCGGGTAAGAGTCCTGCCTTTCTTCTGCCCACAGAGAGGGGCCTTCCCATTTATACCCATCTGTGGACCTCCCACTCCCTGCTGAAGAGGTATCCTGTGTGCATAGGCAAGGAGTGCTCTTGGCCTCCCTGGCTCCTTGCTCCAGGATCTGTTTTGTGCTGCTTTCCGAGCTACAGTCTTTGTCCTCTTGCTTTAGTAAGAGAAGGGAGACCGCTTCAGCAATCTGTGTGATGCCACTAAAGACTGATTTACTTTATTCCTCCCTTTTGTCCAGTACTACTTCTCTTTGTCAGATTCACTGCTCTAATTTCCAGGCCTCTCATGTTACCTCTGGTCctattttgtctttctttggggtGTAAGATATTTGATTAAATACCGATAGCTGGGGCTTTGAATCTAGGGATTCTCAGAAGGAATGAGTCCACAGGCAGAATCTGTAGGAGGAACGCAGAGCCACGTGGGAGATAAAACACTGTCTCGGAGAAGGAAAGAGGCCCAGAGGAAGAAGACAGCAAAAGGATATGGTGGGTGGGGGAGCTGGGGAGAAGGAAGTGAAGGCAGTAAACAAGAGAATgttagaaatgaatgaatgttagTAATTTCCGGTAGAGAAAAGCCCTCTCAGCAGTTACCTGCCTGTGCCACATATCTCATTGAACGCTCCTGTCGTGTTCTTTTCCCACCCTGGGTGGCAGCCTGGAGATGCCCAAAGATGAGCTGCCAAACCACAACTGTATTAAGCACCTGCGCTCAGTGgtacagcagcagcagacacggATTGCAGAGCTGGAAAAGACCTCAGCGGAACACAAACACCAGCTGGCGGAGCAGGTAGGGCCTGGAGAACACAGAGTGTGTGCCTGTGGTTGATAGGCACGGATGTGAGCGGCGGATCTGTGCCTGTGCTTGTGAGCCTGGTTAGTGGATACCCTGCCTATGAATAGCAGCCAATCAGACTGGAGCTCTTCTTGTTCCTCATTATCCCATCAGTGACATTCATATTTACCATTTATCAAATGCCTTCCCTTGGAGGCACTTTGCTAAGCACTGAGGGTACAGCTGGGATTGATACAGTTGTATCCCTGTCTTCATGAACCTTCCAGTCTGGTTGTTCCTCAGACCTCTCGATTTCCTTCATTTTGTCTTTCATCCATTGTCTGTCTTAACCATTATCCCTTGTtctccttccctctgacagaAGCGAGACATTCAGCTGCTCAAGGCATACATGCGTGCAATTCGCAGTGTCAATCCCAACCTTCAGAACCTGGAAGAGACCATTGAGTACAACGAGATTCTAGAGTGAGTGTCATTCAGGATGTGGAATCCTCGTTCCATGTCCTGACACTGAGCCCTGAGGAGAGAAGAGCAGGGAAGTGGCAGAGGCGGAGGGTAAGaagagggctgggctggggccacTGCTCCTCAGATGATGGGATGAAGAACACGAGGCGGAAGATAAGGGGATCACCTTCAGCCCCAGTACAGGATCTCATATTTTTGGTGGATGGAAGGGAAAGCTTACCCAAGAGTTAGGTGGGTACCCACATGCACAAAACCCtgtgttaaaagagaaaatattgtccCTGTCTTCAGGGAGTTTACAATTCAGAGAAGAGAGTGCAAAGATCCAGGAAAGTGATCTAAAATGTGGCAAAAACAAGTGAAGTCTAAGATCCTTTTCAGTTCTGGAGTTCTACATAGTTCATAGACTAAACTGTGAGTCAGTTTATACAGTGCTGCAAGGGACACAGAATAGAGGAATAATTGCTTCATTGGGTATTCATTTTTGTTGAATACTTACTACCTGCCAGGCACCATGTGCTAAGTATTGGAATTTTCAGGAGAAACAACAGGAACCCTACACTTGTGGGGTTTAATCTGGTGAGGAACACGTGCTGACACTCAGATGGGACCACCTAGGGAAAGATCTGGAGTTTCTGAACCAAtgatggaaggaaagaaggaggaatCAAGTTAGGCTGAGGGCAGAGCAGGCAGTCATTACTATTAGGAGGAAAGCCAGTGCAGAGAAAGGGGCTGACCTTCACTGACCCCCTCCAACTCCCTCCACACAGGTGGGTGAACTCCCTGCAGCCTGCACGAGTGACCCGCTGGGGGGGCATGATCTCCACCCCTGACGCTGTGCTCCAGGCTGTCATCAAGCGCTCCCTGGTGGAGAGTGGCTGTCCTGCCTCTATTGTCAATGAGCTGATTGAAAACGCCCACGAGCGGAGCTGGCCCCAGGGTCTGGCTACGTTAGAGACAAGACAGATGAACCGGCGTTACTATGAGAACTACGTGGCCAAGCGCATCCCTGGCAAGCAGGCTGTTGTCGTGATGGCCTGTGAGAACCAGCACATGGGTGACGACATGGTGCAGGAGCCTGGGCTCGTCATGATCTTTGCGCATGGCGTGGAAGAGATATAGGAGATCTTGACGGGCTCTCTGGAAGAGATGAACATCTGAAGATCCTGTCACTCCAGCAGCAGGGCCCCAAGTCCTCCCCACTTTCCTTAATACCGTGGCTTACCCTGGAGCCACACGTGTCCCAGCTGTGCCACCACTGAAGGGGGCCGCAGGGCACTCTGTTCAGCCTTTCAGGTGGGAAACCCAGATTCCCTTC includes:
- the RNF41 gene encoding E3 ubiquitin-protein ligase NRDP1; amino-acid sequence: MGYDVTRFQGDVDEDLICPICSGVLEEPVQAPHCEHAFCNACITQWFSQQQTCPVDRSVVTVAHLRPVPRIMRNMLSKLQIACDNAVFGCSAIVRLDNLMSHLSDCEHNPKRPVTCEQGCGLEMPKDELPNHNCIKHLRSVVQQQQTRIAELEKTSAEHKHQLAEQKRDIQLLKAYMRAIRSVNPNLQNLEETIEYNEILEWVNSLQPARVTRWGGMISTPDAVLQAVIKRSLVESGCPASIVNELIENAHERSWPQGLATLETRQMNRRYYENYVAKRIPGKQAVVVMACENQHMGDDMVQEPGLVMIFAHGVEEI